Proteins encoded by one window of Corynebacterium amycolatum:
- a CDS encoding histone-like nucleoid-structuring protein Lsr2 — translation MARRELIQYIDDLDGTPLDSADHQVVRFSFRGKNYILDLSQENAEKFEQVLEPYIANASIDHSTVVAPRKRSSANPNAAEARDRNRKIRQWARENGMDVADRGALPKHIIEKYESAN, via the coding sequence ATGGCACGCCGCGAACTAATTCAGTACATCGACGACCTTGATGGGACTCCGCTTGATTCCGCAGATCACCAAGTCGTTCGTTTCTCTTTCCGCGGTAAGAACTACATTCTCGACCTCTCTCAGGAAAATGCTGAGAAGTTCGAGCAGGTATTAGAACCGTATATTGCGAACGCTTCTATTGATCACAGCACGGTTGTAGCTCCGCGTAAGCGCTCTTCCGCTAATCCCAATGCCGCTGAGGCCCGTGATCGCAATCGCAAGATTCGCCAGTGGGCACGAGAGAATGGCATGGATGTTGCAGACCGCGGTGCGCTGCCAAAGCACATTATTGAAAAGTACGAGAGCGC